A segment of the Rhizobium bangladeshense genome:
CCCCACCAAGAAGGGCAGGGCGCCGACCGGTCATGCCGACGGTTATTCTGGGGAATGCCGCCGGTTCGTTCATTGAAAAGTCAACAAGAGGGAATGATCATGAAAAATTGGACAAAGGGCTTATTTGCAGCCGGTATCATGGCAGCCGCCATGTTCCAGTCTGCATCCGCAGAGACCATCAAGGTCGGCAGCAAGAATTTCACCGAGCAGTTCATTCTCGCTGAAATGTATTCAGCCGTTCTGGAAAATGCTGGCTTCACCGTCGAGCGCAAGATCAACCTCGGCGGCACGCTGATTGCGCACCAGGCATTGGTGGCCGGCGAGATCGATCTCTATCCGGAATATACCGGCACGGCGCTTGCGTCCGTCGTCAAGGGCGAGATGTCGACCGATGCCGACAAGGTCTACACCCAGGTCAAGGACTTCTACGCCAAGCAGTTCAACCTCACATGGCTGAAGCCGAGCGGCATCAACAACGGCTATGTCATCGTTGTCCGGCAGGAAACCGCGCAGGCCAACAATCTGAAGAGCCTGTCGGATCTCGCCAAGGTTTCCAAGACCCTGGTCTTCGGCGGCGGTGCCGAGTTTCCGGATCGCGCCGATGGCCTGCCCGGCCTGAAGCGCGTCTACGATGCCGAATTCAAGGAGTTCAAGCAGTTCGCGAAGCTTGGTCTTCGTTACGACGCGCTGGAACAAAAGGACATCGATGTTGCCAATGGTGCAGCGACCGATTGGCAGATCGGTTCGAAGAATCTCGTGCCGCTGGCAGACGACAAGGGTCTGTTTCCGCCCTACTACGTAGCCCCCGTTGTCCGCCAGGACGTGCTGAAGGCCAACCCGAAGGTTGCCGAACTGTTGGAAGCGGTCGGCTCCCATCTCGACAACGAAAAGATGCGGGTCCTCAATGCCAAGGTCGAGACCGATCACGAGGAAGCCAAGGACGTGGCGGTCGGTTTCCTCAAGGAAAACGGCCTCTTGCCGAAATAACCGTCATGCTTCCGCGGCCGGATATCAATCCGGCCGCCCTCTGGCGCGGCGATCCTTTTGAGGGTTCTGTTCGAAAATCCGTCCGGTCAGCAGGCGGGCAGGAATGTGGAGAAGCGACAAATGCAGGAAATCTGGATCGATTATCTCAACGCCCTCGATGCCAGGGCGCTGGCGCTGACGAATGACGAGATTCTCGATGCGGTGGCGAAGGCGCTGGATGCGCAGGGCAGGGGTGAAACCGTCATCGAGCCGAGGGTTCATCTTGTGCCGGAGAGCTCCGACAAAGGCCATTTCAATGTGCTTCGTGGCTATGTCAAAGCGCTGAATTATGCTGGCGTCAAAGTCGTCGGCGATTTCGTCGACAACTACAAGGTGGACCTGCCTTCGGAGCTTGCGGTCCTCAACCTGTTCGACCCGAATACGGGCGTGCCGAAGGCCATCATCGACGCGACCGCCATCACCGACATGCGCACCGGCGCCGTCACAGCTCTTGGCGCAAAATATCTCGCTCGCAAGGACAGCAAGGTGCTCGGCCATGTCGGAGCGCGCGGAACCTCTTACTGGAATGTCCGGCTTCTCGACCATCTCTTCGACTTCGAGGAAATCCGCGTGCATTCGCGCCGCCCGGAAAGCCGCAATGCCTTCGCCAAGCGTCTTGAGGCGGATCTCGGCAAGAAGATCGTCGTCACCGACAATTGGGAGGATTGCCTCAAGGAGGCCGACATCATGGTCGAGGCCAGCCGTCTGCCGGAACCGGCGCCGCTGTTCAAGACCGAATGGGTGAAGAAGGGAGCCTTCGTCGTGCCCTATGGCACGATGAGCGCGCTCGAATTCGATCTCACCGACATCATGGACAAGGTCGTCGTCGACGATTGGGGACAATGCGGCCCCGGCAAGCCTTTTGGAGCGCTTCGCCGTCACGTCGATGAGGGCAAGGTGACAGCCGAGACCCTGCATGCCGAAATCGGCCAGATCATCTGCGGCGGAAAGCCCGGCCGTGAAAGCGATGAGGAGACGATCCTGTTCTGGCACCGCGGCCTCAGCACCACCGATGTGGCGCTCGGCGCCGCCATGGTCGACAAGGCAAGAGAGATGAACATCGGCCAACGGCTGCGGTTCGCATAATTGCCATGGTGATGTTCAAGCCAATCGCCTGTTCGAGAATGTATAATCTCAGTCCGCGCATTCGCGGCCTGTGGGACGCGCTGTTTGCGCAGGTCAGTCTGCAGTCCGGCATTGAACTCGAGATCATCGCTCACGCAGCACCGGCACCGCTGTCGGAGCTATGGGCGAGGCCGGACATGGGAGCGGTCTTCATGTGCGGCTATCCGTTTTCGCACATGCCCGAGGCTGCGCGACCGACGGCGCTTGCCGCACCCGTCTCGAGCGAGGCATGGTCTTTGGACCAGCCGCTCTATGCCAGCCACATTCTCGTCGCCTCCACCGGGCCGGTGAACGCTGTGGAGGATCTCGCAGCGGTACGCTGGGGCTGGACTGTGCGCGATTCTCAATCGGGCTACCACGCGGCGCGTTCCTTTCTTGCCGACCGGTTTGCCGGGAAAATGAAGCAGAGCATGACGGTCGGACCGCTGCTCAACCCGTCAGGCATCGTCGCCGCCCTCAAGGACGGCAGGATCGATGCCGGCGCGATCGACGCTTGCGCCTTCCAATTGCTGCGGATGCACGAACCCGATGCGATCGATGGTCTCCGTATTCTGGCGACGACCGATCCGCTTCCTGCGCCGCTGATGGTTGCCGCGCAGACATTGCCGTCGGACATCGCCGCAGCGTTGCAGCAAAGCCTCGTGACATTGCATGAAACGCCTGAGGGAGCGGCGGTTTTGGCGCGGCTCGGCCTCAGGCGATTCTCAACGGTCGTTCCCTCGGCTTACGATATTCTGCCGCAGAGAGCCGACGACGCCGATCGCAGATTGGGGATCTCATGGTAGACAGGAGGTCTCGACGATGAAATGGGTCCCTAAACATCTCGACCGGCTATTCGAAGCGCTGTTGGAGCACCTCTATCTCGTTTTTTCCTCGGTCGGCATTGCCCTGGTGATCTCGCTGATCGTCGGGATATGGGCGGCGAGGCGACCGCGGAGCTTTGCCGCGATCGTCATATTCACCGGTATCCTGTTCGCGGTGCCGAGCCTGGCGCTGTTTGCGCTTCTCATTCCCATCATGGGCATCGGTGCCGCACCCGCCATAACCGGTCTTGCCGCCTACTCGCTGATGATCCTGATCCGCAATATCGGCATGGGATTTCAGGCTATTCCGCGTGACATATTGGAAGCTGCCGATGGCATGGGCTACGGCACCGCACGGCGGATCTGGGAAGTCGAACTGCCGCTGGCAATGCCCTATATTGTCGGCGGGCTTCGCATCGCCATGGTGACGGTCATCGGCATTGCGACCGTTGCCGCCTATATCAATGCCGGCGGACTCGGCGTCATCATTTTCGAAGGCATCGACCAGCGCTTTCCTGAAAAGATCATCGCAGGCGGGCTGCTGACGTCATTTCTGGCGCTCTTTGCCGACTATTGTTTTGCCTCCTTCGAAAAGCTGCTGCGTCGGCGCAGCGGAGGGAAGGTAGCATGATCGTCATCGATGCATTCAGCTGGATCTTCAACAATTCCGGTACCTTCTTCAACGCTTTCAATCGCCATCTTCTGATGTGCGTCCTATCGCTCGGCATCGCCTTCGTCATCGCGGTACCGCTCGGATTTGTCGTCGCACGGTCTCCGCGCGCCTCCTTTGTGGTGGTCAATATCGCCGGCGCCCTGCGCTCCATCCCAAGCCTTGCGATCCTGTCTGCGACGATGCCTTTTCTCGGCATCGGATTGCTGCCGTCGGTGATCGCCCTCATCGTCCTGGCCGTGCCGCCGCTATTGTTGAACACGATCATCGGCATCCGCGAGATCGACGCCTCGGTGATCGATGCGGCGGATGGAATGGGCATGAGCGCCGGACAGATGCTGTGGGAGATCGAACTTCCCCTGGCTGTTCCGGCGATTCTGTCGGGCGTCAGGACGAGCGCCATCCAGGTCATCGGTGGGGCGGCGCTGGCCTCCTTCATCGGCGGCGGCGGGCTTGGCGATTTCATCAATGCCGGCATTGCGATCATGAACATGCCGCGCCTTCTCGTCGGAGCGGTGCCGATAGCCCTGCTCGCAATCTTTGCGGAATTGGCCTTCGGCGCCCTGGAGCGCCTCTTCACTCAACGGCGCTGAGCGGCCGAAAGCGGATATCAGGATGATTCATCTCGATCATGTTACCAAGAAATACGACGGAAGCGGCCCGTATGCGGTCGACAATCTCGATTTGTTGATCGAGACCGGCACGACAGTTGCCCTGATTGGTCCTTCCGGCTGCGGCAAGACCACGACCATGCGGATGATCAATCAGTTGGAGACGCCGACAACGGGACGCGTGCTGGTCGACGGAAGAGATATAGCCCGGGTCGATCAGAAGGAGCTCCGCCGCAGCATCGGCTATGTCATCCAGCAGGTCGGTCTGTTTCCGCATATGTCGATCGCACGCAATGTCGCGACCGTCCCGCGGCTTCTCGGTTGGGAAAAGGCGCGCAGCGATCGCCGCGTCGACGAGCTCCTGGATCTCGTCGGTCTTGATCCGGCCATCATGCGGCAGCGCCTGCCGCACGAATTGTCGGGCGGGCAGCGTCAGCGCGTCGGTTTTGCGCGTGCGCTCGCAGCAGACCCCGCAATCATGCTGATGGACGAACCGTTCGGCGCGATCGACCCGATCACCCGCGTTAGGCTTCAGGACGAATTCCGCGATATTCTGAGGAAGGTGAAGAAGACCGTCGTCATCGTCACGCATGACCTCGACGAGGCCATCAAGATGGGCGATCGCATCGCGATCATGCGGGATGGCCGCCTTCTTCAATATGATAGCCCGCAGGAAATTCTTGCGCGTCCCGTCAACGAATTCGTCGAGAACTTCCTCGGCCCCGACCGAGCCATAAAGAGGCTGAGCTTGATTGCCGTATCGACGATCATGACCGCGCCGGAACCGTTCAACGGCGAGGCGGAGATCGCCGCTGACGCCACGGTTCACGATGCCTTGGCGCTTATCCTCTCCGGCGAGATGCCGGGCCTTCATGTCAGGTCAGCCGATGGGACGCTTGCGGGATATCTGTCGCGAGCCACCTTGTTGCGCGCCAATCGGCTATAGTACAATTCCGGCAAAAGTCCGCAGCGGTTTTGCTCGACGTGAACAAGGCCACCTGCCCTTGCCGAAGGGCTAATACGCCAATCTACCCACGCGTGCCGAATGGATTTGCCGATCGCCTGTCTCATGCTGTCGACGGGTTTGACACGATGGGATCGTGTAAGGCAGGCTGGATCGACGTCAACTCCGCTCGTTCGTTCTCTGCGCCGTCTGAAGCTTTCCCGGCGCACTGCTGTCACGTGAGGGACCTGCGCCATTGTCTTTTCTAGGCATCTTTCGGCAGCACTGAGCGAACCCTCGCGACAAAGGCATGGAAGTCCCGCATGAACGTGCGCAGGAAATCGGCAGTGCTGTCGTTCGTGACCTCGCCGTCATCGGTGATCAGCCCCGGAGTGAATTGTATGTAGGCCTCCGGAGCATTCATCTGGGGAGAGTTGCAGAAACTGAGGACGCTGCGCAAATTCTGCTGGGCGACGGCTGTGCCTATCGCGCCCGGCGACGTGCCGATGACCGCCGACGGCTTGCGTGTGAACGAGTTGGTGCCGTAGGGGCGGCTCGCCCAGTCGATCGCGTTTTTCAGCCCGCCGGGTATGGACCGATTGTATTCGGGAGTGACGAACAGCACAGCGTCGACGGCCGCGATTGCGGCCTTGAATGCCTTGCCGGCCGGAGGGTAGTCGGCGTCGTAGTCGTAACTGTAGAGCGGCAGGTCCTTGAAGGATATCTCGGACATTTCAAGTTCCGGCGGGGCGAGCCGCACCAACGCCTTGGCGAGCTTGCGGTTGATCGAGTCCCTGGCGAGGCTGCCGATAAGATAGCCTACTTTATGCGTGGTCATGGCTTTCTCCAGTATCCCGCATGATAAAGGACGTATCATACGCAGAATTATCGGACGGGTCTCGTGTCCTTTGAGCGCAAACAACTATTCGCCGACGAACGTGACCGTCTCGGCGAGCGGGGCGCGGCCCGTACGGGCATAACCTACCGAAGGGTCCTCATAGCCGATCGACATACCGCAGAAGAGGATCAGCCCGTCCGGGGGTGACAGGACCTCCGCGACCGTCTCGCGAACCTGCGACCACGCCATCTGCGGGCAACTGTGCAGCCCTTCGGCCCGGAGCAGCAGCATGACGGTCTGCAGATACATGCCGACGTCGGCCCATTGGGGCAGGCCCAGGTCACGGTCAATGTAGCAGAACAGGGCGGCGGGCGCGCCGAAACAGTTCCAGTTGGCGATCGCTGCGCGCTGGCGCGCCTCCCAGTCCTCGCGCGCAATGCCGAGCGCGCTGTAGCGCTCCTTGCCGAAGGCTGACCGGCGCTCCCCGTAGGGGGATTTCAGCGCCGCCGGGTACATCTCATACTGCCGCTTGTCCCAGGCGTCGCCATGGGCCACGCGCTCGACGGCTGATGTCTTGAGTTCGGCCAGCGGCGCGCCGGTCATCACGTAAGTATTCCAAGGCTGGATGTTCGATCCTGACGGTGACCATGCCGCGGCAGCCAGCACGCGCTCAAGTACCTCCATCGCCACAGGCTGGTCTTTGAATCCGCGCACCGAGCGTCGGCTTGTGACTGCCTCATATACGTCCATGATCGCCTCCATGCCGCCGGGGCCGTTCGTTCCGTTCCTGATGTGGTTCATTATCTCCATTCGCAATGGAGGCGTAATCACACCGTGGTCTAGGCGGCGTACATCAAACGTACATCAGCGATCGACGCGTCCGAGGGGGCATATCAGCAGAATTGGAGACCAATCATGAGCCGGGCGATCAGCGTTCCGCCGTTTGCGTTAGGTGCCCACGGCTCGGGCACGTTCTGCCGCCCTACGACGATGTGATCCGAAGATGTCCGCGAGCGTATCGAGCATTGCCGTGACCGCGTCAGATTGAAGTGAATAGTAGATTGTCTGCCCAGCCCTTCGTGTCTGCACGAGTTCCTGGTCTCGAAGAATTGCCAGATGCTGAGAAGTCGAAGATTGGCTCAGCCCCACTTCGTCAGCCAGGACGGTCACGGACATTTCTCCTTCGGCCAACAGATGCAGAATGTGAAGCCGTTTGGAATTCCCCATGGCCGAAAGGAAGTTTGCTTCGTTGTCGAAAGCATCGGTTTTAGGGGAAGGCGCGACTGACGACTGATTGTTCAAGGCGAGATCTCCTTTGGGGAACCAAAGCCGGGTACGATGTCATATCCCCGAACTTTAATTTAGAGATAACGCAAGCGTGCGGGGCCGAAAGCCATTGCTGGCGCCGCATCGTCTTTTTTGGCGTGAATCGGATACGCCGTGCATCAAATGGACAGCCGGCGTCTTTCGTTCCTTGAAATGATTGAAGCTAACGCGCCCCCGCCTGGCGCATCTGCGCCGGCAGTGTTTCCCAGGCCCGGATCAGTTCGCCGATCGAGGCGGCCCCCATCTTGTGCATGACATTGCTGCGATGCAGCTTGACCGTCACTTCGCTGATGCCGAGATCGAAGGCGATCTGCTTGTTGAGCCGCCCGCGTGCCACCTCATGCAGAACCTCGCGCTCGCGCTGCGTCAGCGTCTCCAGCCGTTCGATATTGCGATTGGCGATCGCCGCTTCCGCCCGACGTTCGCCGTCGATGGCGATGGCTGCCGTCACGGCATCAAGCAGCGTCTGGTCCCGCGCCGGCTTGGTGAGGAAATCCACGGCGCCGGCTTTCATCGCCTGGACGGTCATGGGGATGTCGCCATGGCCGGTCAGGAAGATGATCGGTTTGGCAATGCCGTTTTCAGTCAGATGGCTCTGCAAGTGGAGGCCGCTTACCCCCGGCATGCGCACATCGAGGATCAAGCAGCCGGGTCTGTCCAATATATCCGCGTCCAGCAATTCGCGGGTCGAGGCAAAGCTGACGGGCTGGAAACCTGCCGACAGGATCAGCTCGGAGAGCGCCTCGCGAATGGATGCGTCGTCGTCCACGATCATGACGAGCGGCTGATCCTCTTCACCTCGGCGCTGCACTGATAAAGGCGCCGATCTACGAACGAACGGCTGGTCAACTCTCATGTCACCCTCCATCTCTCGATTTCTGTAAGGCATTGGCGATGGCCGCGATCAGGGCCTGGGCATCGAATGGTTTGCGGAAGAATCCTCCGGCGCCTTGAGCACGGCCCTGATCCGCGATCTCGTGGCGGCCCGTGATCAGGAAAACCGGCAGCTCCGGACGTGATTTCCTGACGAGATCGCGAAGTTCGAAGCCGTCTATGCCGGGCATTCCGATGTCGGTGATAAGCAGATCAAGGTCCGACAGCCCGTTGACGAGCAGCGAGCCCGCCGACGAGAAGCTGCGGGAGACATAGCCCGCCGATTCCAGAAGGTCGCTCATTGATTCAAGGAGTCTTGGATCGTCATCGACAATTGCCACGACATGTTTTTTCTTGTTCATGTTCAATTCCCTCCCACCCGGCGCGAGTGGGTTATCGGTATTTCCAGTTTCTCCGCGATGCGCACGAGATCGGCGAGCGATGCCGCCGCCATCTTTTGCATCACGTTTCTTCTGTGGATCTGCAGCGTGACTTCGCTGATCCCCAGTTCTGCCGCCGCCTGCTTGTTGAGGAGGCCGCTGACGACGAGCGGCAACACCTCGCGTTCGCGCGGTGTCAAGTCGAGATAGTGTTGCCTCAGTATGCCGAGTTCGGCGCGCCCGGCTCTCTTTTCGCGATCCTGGGCGATTGCCGTCTGAATTGCCGCCATGAGATCCTCGTCGCTGAACGGCTTGGTGAGAAAATCCACCGCGCCCCGCTTGATGGCGCGCACGGAGGAGGGGATGTCACCATGGCCGGTGATGAAGACGATCGGCGGATGATCGCCATCAGCGATCTGTCTCTGCAGGTCGAGGCCGTTGATATCTGGCAGCTCGACATCGAGGATAAGGCAGGCGGGAACATCCGGCTTGTCGGCTTTCACATAGTCGCAGGCCGACTCGAAGGCGATGGCGCGAATGCCGTGCGAATCCAGCAGCTCGCCGAGAGCCTCCCGGATGCGTTCATCGTCATCCACGATGAAGACGATATGGTCACCGGTCGTCATGACGCTGCCTTCGTTTCGACGGGCAATGTAAAGATCAACGTCGCTCCGCGCGGTTGGTTCTTCTCCGTCCACAATCGTCCACCATGCAGCTCGACGATTGAGCGGCAGATCGCCAGCCCCATGCCCATGCCGTTTTCTTTTGTGCTGAAGAAAGGCTCGAACATTTTTTCAGGGAACTCGATGCCTCGCCCCAGATCGCGGACCTCGGTCTGGACGGCATTGCCGACTTGGTGCGAGCGTATCTCGACCACCCTGTCGCTTGTCGTGGCGTCCAGGGCCTCGATGCCGTTGCGGATGAGATTGATCAGAACCTGCTGGATCTGGATGCGGTCGATCGCCACGAACGGCAAGCTGTCGTCAACGTCGACGTCAATGCGGACGCGCCGCCGCCAGGCTTCGTCGGCCATCAGGCTGCGCACTTCATCGATGATGCCGGAGAGGGTGGTTTGAGCCCTCCTGTCCGCGGATTGTTTGAACAGGGCGCGAATACGGCTGACGACTTCGGCCGCCGAATTCGCGTCCCGGATGATGCGCTCGACCGTTCTCTGCGCCCGCTCCATGTTCGGCGGATCGGCCATCAGCCAGCGCTGGCAGGCATGGGAATTCGCCACCACGGCCGCAAGAGGCTGGTTCACCTCGTGCGCGATGGAGGCGGAAAGCTCCGCGAGGCTTGCTGCCTGGCTCGCCCGGGAAAGTCCTTCCTGTGTACGGCGTAGCTCT
Coding sequences within it:
- a CDS encoding ABC transporter permease, which encodes MIVIDAFSWIFNNSGTFFNAFNRHLLMCVLSLGIAFVIAVPLGFVVARSPRASFVVVNIAGALRSIPSLAILSATMPFLGIGLLPSVIALIVLAVPPLLLNTIIGIREIDASVIDAADGMGMSAGQMLWEIELPLAVPAILSGVRTSAIQVIGGAALASFIGGGGLGDFINAGIAIMNMPRLLVGAVPIALLAIFAELAFGALERLFTQRR
- a CDS encoding response regulator; translated protein: MNKKKHVVAIVDDDPRLLESMSDLLESAGYVSRSFSSAGSLLVNGLSDLDLLITDIGMPGIDGFELRDLVRKSRPELPVFLITGRHEIADQGRAQGAGGFFRKPFDAQALIAAIANALQKSRDGG
- a CDS encoding glycine betaine ABC transporter substrate-binding protein, encoding MPPVRSLKSQQEGMIMKNWTKGLFAAGIMAAAMFQSASAETIKVGSKNFTEQFILAEMYSAVLENAGFTVERKINLGGTLIAHQALVAGEIDLYPEYTGTALASVVKGEMSTDADKVYTQVKDFYAKQFNLTWLKPSGINNGYVIVVRQETAQANNLKSLSDLAKVSKTLVFGGGAEFPDRADGLPGLKRVYDAEFKEFKQFAKLGLRYDALEQKDIDVANGAATDWQIGSKNLVPLADDKGLFPPYYVAPVVRQDVLKANPKVAELLEAVGSHLDNEKMRVLNAKVETDHEEAKDVAVGFLKENGLLPK
- a CDS encoding response regulator transcription factor, which produces MTTGDHIVFIVDDDERIREALGELLDSHGIRAIAFESACDYVKADKPDVPACLILDVELPDINGLDLQRQIADGDHPPIVFITGHGDIPSSVRAIKRGAVDFLTKPFSDEDLMAAIQTAIAQDREKRAGRAELGILRQHYLDLTPREREVLPLVVSGLLNKQAAAELGISEVTLQIHRRNVMQKMAAASLADLVRIAEKLEIPITHSRRVGGN
- a CDS encoding ABC transporter permease, producing MKWVPKHLDRLFEALLEHLYLVFSSVGIALVISLIVGIWAARRPRSFAAIVIFTGILFAVPSLALFALLIPIMGIGAAPAITGLAAYSLMILIRNIGMGFQAIPRDILEAADGMGYGTARRIWEVELPLAMPYIVGGLRIAMVTVIGIATVAAYINAGGLGVIIFEGIDQRFPEKIIAGGLLTSFLALFADYCFASFEKLLRRRSGGKVA
- a CDS encoding ornithine cyclodeaminase family protein, producing MQEIWIDYLNALDARALALTNDEILDAVAKALDAQGRGETVIEPRVHLVPESSDKGHFNVLRGYVKALNYAGVKVVGDFVDNYKVDLPSELAVLNLFDPNTGVPKAIIDATAITDMRTGAVTALGAKYLARKDSKVLGHVGARGTSYWNVRLLDHLFDFEEIRVHSRRPESRNAFAKRLEADLGKKIVVTDNWEDCLKEADIMVEASRLPEPAPLFKTEWVKKGAFVVPYGTMSALEFDLTDIMDKVVVDDWGQCGPGKPFGALRRHVDEGKVTAETLHAEIGQIICGGKPGRESDEETILFWHRGLSTTDVALGAAMVDKAREMNIGQRLRFA
- a CDS encoding ArsR/SmtB family transcription factor, whose amino-acid sequence is MNNQSSVAPSPKTDAFDNEANFLSAMGNSKRLHILHLLAEGEMSVTVLADEVGLSQSSTSQHLAILRDQELVQTRRAGQTIYYSLQSDAVTAMLDTLADIFGSHRRRAAERARAVGT
- a CDS encoding nitroreductase, whose translation is MDVYEAVTSRRSVRGFKDQPVAMEVLERVLAAAAWSPSGSNIQPWNTYVMTGAPLAELKTSAVERVAHGDAWDKRQYEMYPAALKSPYGERRSAFGKERYSALGIAREDWEARQRAAIANWNCFGAPAALFCYIDRDLGLPQWADVGMYLQTVMLLLRAEGLHSCPQMAWSQVRETVAEVLSPPDGLILFCGMSIGYEDPSVGYARTGRAPLAETVTFVGE
- a CDS encoding NADPH-dependent FMN reductase, which gives rise to MTTHKVGYLIGSLARDSINRKLAKALVRLAPPELEMSEISFKDLPLYSYDYDADYPPAGKAFKAAIAAVDAVLFVTPEYNRSIPGGLKNAIDWASRPYGTNSFTRKPSAVIGTSPGAIGTAVAQQNLRSVLSFCNSPQMNAPEAYIQFTPGLITDDGEVTNDSTADFLRTFMRDFHAFVARVRSVLPKDA
- a CDS encoding response regulator transcription factor, with protein sequence MRVDQPFVRRSAPLSVQRRGEEDQPLVMIVDDDASIREALSELILSAGFQPVSFASTRELLDADILDRPGCLILDVRMPGVSGLHLQSHLTENGIAKPIIFLTGHGDIPMTVQAMKAGAVDFLTKPARDQTLLDAVTAAIAIDGERRAEAAIANRNIERLETLTQREREVLHEVARGRLNKQIAFDLGISEVTVKLHRSNVMHKMGAASIGELIRAWETLPAQMRQAGAR
- a CDS encoding ABC transporter ATP-binding protein — protein: MIHLDHVTKKYDGSGPYAVDNLDLLIETGTTVALIGPSGCGKTTTMRMINQLETPTTGRVLVDGRDIARVDQKELRRSIGYVIQQVGLFPHMSIARNVATVPRLLGWEKARSDRRVDELLDLVGLDPAIMRQRLPHELSGGQRQRVGFARALAADPAIMLMDEPFGAIDPITRVRLQDEFRDILRKVKKTVVIVTHDLDEAIKMGDRIAIMRDGRLLQYDSPQEILARPVNEFVENFLGPDRAIKRLSLIAVSTIMTAPEPFNGEAEIAADATVHDALALILSGEMPGLHVRSADGTLAGYLSRATLLRANRL
- a CDS encoding phosphate/phosphite/phosphonate ABC transporter substrate-binding protein, whose product is MVMFKPIACSRMYNLSPRIRGLWDALFAQVSLQSGIELEIIAHAAPAPLSELWARPDMGAVFMCGYPFSHMPEAARPTALAAPVSSEAWSLDQPLYASHILVASTGPVNAVEDLAAVRWGWTVRDSQSGYHAARSFLADRFAGKMKQSMTVGPLLNPSGIVAALKDGRIDAGAIDACAFQLLRMHEPDAIDGLRILATTDPLPAPLMVAAQTLPSDIAAALQQSLVTLHETPEGAAVLARLGLRRFSTVVPSAYDILPQRADDADRRLGISW